The following are encoded in a window of Shewanella psychrotolerans genomic DNA:
- the cspD gene encoding cold shock domain-containing protein CspD — MANGTVKWFNNAKGFGFICPEAGGEDVFAHYSTIEMEGYRTLKAGQPVQFEVEQGPKGMHASAISPTK; from the coding sequence ATGGCAAACGGAACTGTTAAATGGTTCAACAACGCCAAAGGATTCGGGTTTATCTGCCCTGAAGCTGGTGGTGAAGACGTTTTCGCACACTATTCTACCATCGAAATGGAAGGCTATCGAACTCTAAAAGCAGGCCAACCAGTCCAATTCGAGGTCGAACAGGGGCCAAAAGGGATGCACGCATCGGCAATATCACCCACTAAATAG
- the clpS gene encoding ATP-dependent Clp protease adapter ClpS: MAKAGNIEHLEERVESEIAPPSMYKVILNNDDYTPMDFVIEVLQLFFKKNEQEATDIMLAIHHQGKGICGIFPFGIAETKVAQVNQFARQNQHPLLCSLEKA, from the coding sequence ATGGCTAAAGCAGGAAATATTGAACATCTTGAAGAGCGCGTAGAATCAGAAATTGCTCCGCCTTCAATGTATAAAGTGATATTAAATAATGATGACTACACCCCAATGGATTTTGTCATTGAGGTATTGCAGCTGTTTTTTAAGAAAAATGAGCAAGAAGCGACCGATATCATGTTAGCAATTCATCATCAGGGGAAGGGAATATGCGGTATTTTTCCTTTTGGCATAGCAGAAACTAAGGTTGCTCAAGTAAATCAGTTTGCAAGACAAAACCAACATCCGTTACTGTGTTCATTAGAGAAAGCCTAA
- the clpA gene encoding ATP-dependent Clp protease ATP-binding subunit ClpA, with protein MLNKDLEVTLNLAFQQARDARHEYMTVEHLLLALIDNPAAQEALIACGANLDKLREEVASFIEQTTPIIADPNDERETQPTLGFQRVLQRAVFHVQSSGRNEVTGANVLVAIFSEQESQAVYLLRNCEVTRLDVVNYISHGVGRDDADSAQEPEQIEDHSETEERSKLSQFAANLNEEARKGNIDPLIGRTEEIERSIQILCRRRKNNPLLVGEAGVGKTAIAEGLAYRIVNEEVPEVMLNATVYSLDLGALLAGTKYRGDFEKRFKSLLKELTEDKQAILFIDEIHTIIGAGAASGGVMDASNLLKPLLSSGNLRCMGSTTFQEYQSIFEKDRALARRFQKVDINEPSVAETTKILKGLKSKYEEHHGVRYTLAALSVAARLSDKHINDRHLPDKAIDVIDEAGARMAMLPASKRKKTIGQSEIEAIIAKMARIPEKSVSTTDKDMLKNLERNLKMVVFGQDKAIEALSAAIRLSRSGLGGETKPVGSFLFAGPTGVGKTEVTSQLASCLGLNLVRFDMSEYMESHTVSRLIGAPPGYVGYDQGGLLTDAVIKTPHCVVLLDEIEKAHPDVYNLLLQVMDHGTLTDNNGRKADFRHVTLVMTTNAGVQETVRKSIGFKQQDHSQDALSEINRVFSPEFRNRLDEIIWFNHLDMTVIAKVVDKFLVELQAQLDDKSVVLEVSDEARTLLAEKGYDKSMGARPMARVVTELIKRPLADEILFGKLEKGGTAHVDVEGDKLTINVDSLEKVTH; from the coding sequence ATGTTAAATAAAGATCTTGAGGTCACCTTGAATCTGGCTTTTCAACAAGCCAGAGACGCGCGTCATGAATATATGACCGTAGAGCATCTGCTATTGGCGTTAATCGATAATCCCGCAGCACAGGAAGCGTTAATCGCATGTGGGGCTAATCTCGATAAGCTGAGAGAAGAGGTCGCGAGTTTTATTGAACAAACAACGCCAATCATCGCTGATCCTAACGATGAGCGCGAAACTCAACCAACGTTAGGTTTCCAACGCGTCCTGCAGCGAGCAGTGTTTCACGTGCAATCTTCTGGGCGTAATGAAGTGACTGGTGCCAACGTGCTGGTTGCGATTTTCAGTGAGCAAGAGTCCCAAGCCGTCTATTTACTCCGTAATTGTGAAGTGACACGTTTAGATGTGGTCAATTACATCTCCCATGGCGTTGGCCGAGACGATGCAGATAGCGCTCAAGAGCCAGAGCAGATTGAAGACCATAGCGAGACAGAGGAGCGTAGCAAGTTATCTCAGTTTGCAGCTAATCTAAATGAAGAAGCTCGTAAAGGTAATATTGACCCGCTAATTGGCCGTACAGAAGAGATTGAGCGCTCAATTCAGATATTGTGTCGTCGTCGTAAGAATAATCCCTTGTTAGTGGGTGAAGCGGGCGTTGGTAAAACAGCGATCGCTGAAGGCTTAGCTTACCGTATTGTCAATGAAGAAGTGCCAGAGGTGATGCTCAACGCTACAGTGTATTCACTCGATCTCGGAGCCTTACTTGCAGGGACTAAATATCGTGGTGACTTTGAAAAGCGTTTCAAAAGTCTGCTTAAAGAGTTAACCGAAGATAAACAAGCCATTTTGTTTATCGATGAAATTCATACGATTATTGGCGCGGGTGCTGCATCTGGCGGAGTGATGGATGCATCTAACTTGTTAAAACCACTATTATCGAGCGGTAACTTACGTTGTATGGGCTCGACGACTTTCCAAGAATACCAAAGTATTTTTGAGAAAGACCGCGCGCTGGCTCGACGCTTCCAAAAAGTGGATATCAATGAGCCATCAGTCGCAGAGACGACTAAGATTTTAAAAGGACTAAAGTCTAAGTATGAAGAACACCATGGTGTTCGTTATACCTTAGCGGCACTCAGTGTTGCTGCACGTCTTTCTGATAAACATATTAATGACCGGCATTTACCTGATAAAGCCATTGATGTGATTGATGAAGCGGGCGCTAGAATGGCGATGTTGCCTGCAAGTAAGCGTAAAAAAACCATTGGTCAAAGTGAAATTGAAGCGATTATCGCTAAGATGGCTCGTATTCCTGAGAAGTCGGTATCGACCACTGACAAGGATATGCTCAAGAACCTAGAGCGTAACCTTAAAATGGTTGTATTTGGCCAAGATAAGGCCATTGAAGCGCTTAGCGCGGCAATCCGTCTGTCTCGAAGTGGATTGGGTGGAGAGACTAAGCCAGTTGGTAGTTTCTTGTTTGCTGGCCCTACGGGGGTCGGTAAAACTGAGGTCACGAGTCAATTAGCTTCCTGTTTAGGACTTAACCTTGTTCGCTTTGATATGTCTGAATATATGGAAAGCCATACGGTATCCCGTTTGATTGGTGCACCTCCAGGGTACGTTGGTTATGATCAAGGTGGATTGTTAACCGATGCCGTTATTAAGACCCCACACTGCGTGGTGTTACTTGATGAGATTGAAAAGGCACATCCCGATGTGTATAACCTGCTATTGCAGGTGATGGATCACGGTACTCTAACGGATAATAACGGCCGTAAAGCCGATTTCCGCCATGTAACTTTGGTGATGACTACTAATGCGGGTGTACAAGAAACGGTGCGTAAATCGATAGGGTTTAAGCAACAAGATCATAGCCAAGATGCCTTATCTGAAATTAATCGCGTGTTCTCGCCTGAATTTAGAAACCGACTCGATGAGATCATCTGGTTTAATCATTTGGATATGACGGTTATCGCTAAGGTGGTTGATAAGTTCCTTGTTGAACTTCAAGCACAGCTTGATGATAAATCTGTGGTACTTGAAGTGAGTGATGAGGCCAGAACCTTATTAGCCGAAAAAGGTTACGATAAGTCGATGGGGGCACGTCCAATGGCGAGAGTTGTCACAGAGTTGATTAAGCGTCCACTTGCAGATGAAATTTTATTCGGCAAGCTAGAAAAAGGTGGCACCGCTCATGTAGATGTTGAAGGTGACAAATTAACCATCAATGTTGACAGTCTAGAGAAAGTGACCCATTAA
- the infA gene encoding translation initiation factor IF-1, producing MAKEDNIEMQGTILETLPNTMFRVELENGHVVIAHISGKMRKNYIRILTGDKVTVQLTPYDLSKGRIVFRSR from the coding sequence ATGGCGAAAGAAGACAACATTGAGATGCAAGGCACTATTCTTGAAACCTTGCCAAATACAATGTTTCGAGTAGAGCTAGAGAATGGTCACGTTGTGATTGCCCATATCTCAGGCAAAATGCGTAAAAACTACATTCGTATTCTTACGGGTGACAAGGTCACAGTTCAGCTGACCCCTTATGATTTGAGCAAAGGGCGCATCGTCTTCCGTTCACGCTAA
- a CDS encoding arginyltransferase has product MSSKSDTIQVGMTNTFACSYLPEQQEQLLVLQENTLNVELFEQLLTLGFRRSGETLYKPHCPNCRACQPIRIPVKHFSASRRQKRTLKHNRDLSWSIVNTTSDEHYQLYQQYIEQRHHDGPMYPPSRAQYDNFIQCAWHQPQLIEVRDNKELIGVAITDVLPNSLSAIYSFFSPTQEKRSMGSLMILIQCRIAKLMGKDFLYLGYQIDASRKMNYKKAYQPYEILTANGWQQSE; this is encoded by the coding sequence TTGAGCTCTAAATCTGACACGATTCAAGTCGGTATGACCAACACATTTGCATGTAGCTACCTACCCGAACAACAAGAACAGCTACTCGTTCTGCAAGAAAATACACTTAACGTGGAACTGTTCGAGCAGTTATTAACCTTAGGGTTTCGTCGTAGCGGAGAAACGTTATATAAACCGCACTGCCCCAATTGCCGAGCCTGTCAACCGATACGGATACCTGTAAAACATTTTTCAGCCTCTCGACGACAAAAGCGCACCTTAAAGCACAATAGAGATTTAAGTTGGTCAATCGTCAATACAACATCAGATGAACATTATCAGTTGTACCAACAATATATCGAACAACGCCATCATGATGGCCCCATGTACCCACCCTCAAGAGCGCAGTATGATAACTTCATTCAATGTGCATGGCATCAACCACAACTTATTGAAGTAAGAGATAATAAAGAACTAATTGGCGTCGCAATAACCGATGTCTTACCCAATAGCCTATCGGCCATTTATAGTTTTTTTTCGCCAACGCAAGAGAAGCGTTCAATGGGTTCATTGATGATCCTGATTCAATGCCGTATCGCTAAATTAATGGGAAAGGATTTTTTATATTTAGGTTACCAAATCGATGCATCACGAAAAATGAACTACAAAAAAGCATACCAACCCTACGAAATCCTTACCGCAAACGGTTGGCAGCAAAGTGAATAA
- the aat gene encoding leucyl/phenylalanyl-tRNA--protein transferase yields the protein MNSLSYLNHELAQFPSPEYALTDPNGLLAIGGDLHPKRLLSAYYDGIFPWFNENDPILWWSPDPRAVFVPGSMKISRSLKRHVKRSHWRFTVNMAFSHVIENCAKTREGQDGTWITQEIQHAYKALHTQGKAHSIEVWENDELVGGLYGLAIGQVFCGESMFHHKTNASKAAMMMLHQHLLTHRFRLIDAQVMNPHLQSLGAKALKRSDFINLLKRFRDIEVASDAWHCAEVYLEL from the coding sequence GTGAACTCACTGTCCTATTTAAATCATGAACTGGCTCAGTTCCCATCGCCAGAATACGCATTGACCGATCCCAATGGGTTATTGGCCATCGGTGGCGATCTGCACCCTAAACGCCTATTAAGCGCTTATTATGATGGGATCTTCCCATGGTTTAACGAAAATGACCCCATCCTATGGTGGTCACCAGATCCTCGAGCCGTTTTTGTTCCTGGCTCAATGAAAATTAGTCGTAGTCTAAAACGTCATGTAAAAAGAAGCCATTGGCGTTTTACAGTAAATATGGCCTTCTCGCACGTTATCGAAAACTGTGCAAAAACCAGAGAAGGGCAAGATGGAACTTGGATAACCCAAGAGATACAGCATGCTTACAAAGCATTGCATACTCAAGGTAAAGCGCATTCAATCGAGGTTTGGGAGAACGACGAGTTGGTGGGGGGGTTATATGGTCTTGCTATTGGACAGGTATTTTGTGGGGAATCGATGTTCCATCATAAAACAAATGCCTCAAAAGCCGCAATGATGATGCTACATCAACACTTACTAACCCATAGGTTTCGTCTTATTGACGCCCAAGTAATGAACCCACACCTTCAATCTTTAGGTGCCAAAGCATTAAAGCGTAGTGATTTTATCAACCTATTAAAACGCTTCCGAGATATCGAAGTCGCCAGTGATGCCTGGCACTGTGCCGAGGTCTACCTTGAGCTCTAA
- a CDS encoding glycine zipper 2TM domain-containing protein, with amino-acid sequence MLKPISRFFSLVCIVFVATGTLGMSPYTLAAYERDQAVPVEKVIYGHVTSVRNITQIQLVEDSHQGWKTFGGALLGGVIGHQFGGGSGKDVATVLGALVGAGVGNRYSRDNYQELKLVELMITFEDGEQVMVIQDYDPGMVLNPDDEVRVIYLQGRVRVDIVM; translated from the coding sequence ATGTTGAAACCTATAAGCCGTTTCTTTAGTCTTGTTTGTATTGTTTTTGTCGCGACAGGCACATTGGGCATGTCACCATATACACTCGCCGCATATGAACGTGATCAAGCTGTACCCGTTGAGAAAGTCATTTATGGTCATGTGACATCGGTGCGAAACATCACCCAAATCCAATTAGTTGAAGATAGTCATCAAGGCTGGAAAACCTTTGGTGGTGCGCTGTTAGGTGGTGTTATTGGTCATCAGTTTGGCGGCGGTTCAGGCAAAGATGTGGCAACCGTTCTTGGTGCATTGGTTGGTGCTGGAGTCGGTAATCGTTATAGCCGTGATAATTACCAAGAACTTAAGCTGGTAGAATTAATGATAACGTTTGAAGATGGTGAGCAGGTAATGGTTATTCAGGATTACGACCCAGGAATGGTATTGAATCCTGATGACGAAGTGAGAGTGATTTATCTGCAAGGGCGAGTCAGAGTCGACATCGTAATGTAA
- the pdxY gene encoding pyridoxal kinase PdxY — MKGIISIQSHVVFGHAGNSSAVFPLQRMGMEVWPIHTVQFSNHTQYQQGWTGRAFSADHIDELICGIDNIGKLSDCEAILSGYQGSAEQCQAIVNTVNKVKAKNINAIYVCDPVMGDPEKGCILAEGITEQLVSQIMPIADVIVPNQFELSQFTQMEITNLEQAKSACEKALTLGPKMVLVKHLHSSSDDVFTMMLATQSGCYICQRPHLAFDKQPVGVGDLISALFTGGLLKGMTPVAAFEHATSASYGVLKVTHQDHHWELQTIKAQNELVLPTTQFKAQVI; from the coding sequence GTGAAAGGAATTATTTCAATCCAATCTCATGTCGTATTCGGCCACGCTGGTAATAGCTCAGCCGTTTTTCCATTACAACGCATGGGGATGGAGGTTTGGCCTATCCATACAGTACAGTTTTCAAACCATACTCAATACCAACAAGGTTGGACTGGTCGCGCATTTTCAGCCGACCACATCGACGAATTAATCTGCGGTATCGATAACATAGGTAAACTGAGCGATTGTGAAGCAATACTGTCTGGTTATCAGGGCAGCGCTGAACAGTGCCAAGCAATCGTTAACACCGTCAATAAAGTAAAAGCGAAAAACATCAACGCGATTTATGTATGCGACCCGGTTATGGGCGATCCTGAAAAAGGCTGCATTCTAGCTGAAGGAATAACAGAGCAGCTTGTCTCTCAAATAATGCCTATCGCCGATGTAATAGTACCGAATCAGTTTGAGTTAAGTCAGTTTACTCAAATGGAGATCACTAACCTTGAACAGGCCAAATCCGCTTGTGAGAAAGCATTAACCTTAGGGCCTAAAATGGTACTGGTTAAACATTTACATTCTAGCTCTGATGACGTCTTCACCATGATGTTAGCTACCCAATCAGGTTGTTATATCTGTCAGCGCCCACACCTTGCATTCGATAAACAGCCCGTTGGCGTCGGCGATCTGATTTCAGCGCTTTTTACTGGTGGATTACTCAAAGGTATGACGCCTGTTGCCGCATTTGAACATGCGACCAGTGCCAGCTATGGCGTATTGAAAGTGACTCATCAAGATCACCATTGGGAGTTACAAACCATCAAGGCACAAAATGAGTTAGTATTACCAACAACGCAATTTAAAGCCCAAGTCATTTAG
- a CDS encoding Nif3-like dinuclear metal center hexameric protein gives MNRIELTQYLAQFLQVSSYKDYAPNGLQVEGRNKIKTIVTGVTACQALIDRAIELNADALLVHHGFFWKGESEVITGMKYKRIKALINNGINLYGYHLPLDAHPMLGNNAELGRALGIIDAEPIADSPQGLVWQGRLDEPMSVSDFSHHLSHVLGRQALCLGESDKAISHLAWCSGGAQDYIDIAVDLGLDAFISGEVSERTFHSAVEQNIHYFAAGHHATERFGIQALGEHLAREFDLTHHFVDITNPV, from the coding sequence ATGAATCGCATAGAGTTAACTCAATATCTAGCTCAGTTTTTACAGGTTTCAAGCTATAAAGATTATGCGCCTAATGGATTACAGGTAGAGGGCCGCAATAAAATTAAAACCATAGTGACAGGAGTGACGGCCTGTCAGGCGTTGATCGATCGTGCTATCGAACTCAATGCCGATGCGCTGCTCGTACACCATGGTTTTTTTTGGAAAGGTGAGAGTGAAGTCATTACTGGGATGAAATATAAGCGAATCAAAGCATTAATCAATAATGGGATCAATTTGTATGGTTATCACCTACCGCTGGATGCTCATCCTATGCTGGGTAATAATGCCGAGCTTGGCAGGGCACTTGGCATCATAGATGCTGAGCCAATCGCTGATTCTCCCCAAGGGTTAGTTTGGCAGGGACGTCTTGACGAACCTATGTCAGTAAGTGATTTTTCTCATCATCTCAGTCACGTATTGGGCCGACAAGCACTCTGTTTAGGTGAAAGTGATAAAGCGATAAGTCATTTAGCTTGGTGTAGTGGTGGGGCTCAAGATTACATTGATATAGCGGTTGACTTGGGTCTTGATGCATTTATTAGCGGTGAAGTGTCCGAGCGAACATTCCATAGCGCCGTTGAACAAAATATTCATTATTTTGCAGCGGGTCATCATGCTACAGAGCGTTTCGGTATTCAAGCATTAGGTGAACATTTAGCTCGTGAGTTTGATTTGACACATCATTTTGTCGATATCACTAACCCTGTTTAA
- the pta gene encoding phosphate acetyltransferase, which yields MSRNIMLIPNGTGVGLTSISLGMVRALERHGVKVRFFKPIAQQRPTDTGPERSTTILSKSPTVNPLEPFDMDHAENLIRTDQTDVLMEQIIARATEFADPSETLIVEGLVQTRNHPFSDDINYKIAKALDADIIFVAAPGNETPTALMNRLEIAHNAWGGSSNKRLIGAIINKIGAPVDDEGRARPDLSEVFDHQDIQRPDPATMFQLPGKSKLRILGSVPYNLDLVAPRASDLAKHLRARIINAGEMHTRRLRKVTFCARSIPNMVTHIKTDSLLVTSGDRSDVIVSACLASMNGVKVGALLLTGSYEPEPEIMELCEQAFETGLPVFLIDTNTWQTSLNIQRFDHEVPVDDAVRIEQVQEYVASHIDQNWVQSVTENSPREHRLSPPAFRYKLTELARAAHKTVVLPEGDEPRTIEAAAICAERGIARCVLIGNREDILRIATQQGVTLGEGVEIIEPESARERYVEPMLDLRRHKGLTNVVAREQLEDNMVLGTMMLAQGEVDGIVSGAVNTTANTIRPPLQLIKTAPGSSLVSSIFFMLMPDQVLVYGDCAINPDPNAEQLADIAIQSAESAAAFGIEPRVAMISYSTGSSGTGSDVDKVREATRIAKEKRPDLIIDGPLQYDAAVMPNVAQSKAPNSPVAGQATVFVFPDLNTGNTTYKAVQRSADLISIGPMLQGMRKPVNDLSRGALVDDIVYTIALTAIQASQS from the coding sequence ATGTCTCGCAATATTATGCTGATACCAAATGGCACTGGCGTAGGCTTAACGTCTATCAGTCTCGGTATGGTTCGTGCTTTAGAGCGTCATGGTGTTAAGGTTCGCTTTTTCAAACCGATTGCTCAGCAACGCCCAACCGATACCGGGCCAGAACGTTCAACCACTATCTTAAGTAAGTCGCCTACGGTTAATCCGCTTGAGCCATTCGATATGGATCACGCCGAAAACCTCATTCGTACCGATCAAACTGATGTTTTAATGGAGCAAATTATTGCTCGTGCAACCGAGTTTGCCGATCCAAGCGAAACATTAATTGTTGAAGGTTTAGTACAAACCCGAAATCACCCTTTTTCTGACGACATCAACTACAAGATAGCAAAAGCGCTCGATGCCGATATTATCTTCGTCGCAGCGCCTGGTAATGAAACGCCAACAGCACTAATGAATCGTCTTGAGATTGCCCATAACGCATGGGGTGGTAGCTCAAACAAACGTCTTATTGGGGCGATTATCAACAAAATTGGTGCTCCCGTTGATGACGAAGGCCGCGCTCGTCCCGATCTTTCAGAAGTATTCGATCATCAAGATATTCAGCGTCCAGATCCAGCGACAATGTTCCAACTACCGGGTAAAAGCAAGTTACGTATTCTAGGTAGCGTGCCTTATAATCTCGATCTTGTCGCTCCACGTGCATCTGATCTTGCTAAACACTTACGTGCTCGCATCATCAATGCTGGTGAGATGCACACTCGTCGTCTTCGCAAGGTGACCTTCTGTGCTCGCAGTATTCCCAATATGGTCACTCACATAAAGACCGACTCACTATTAGTGACTTCTGGTGACCGTTCAGATGTGATTGTATCGGCTTGTCTCGCATCGATGAATGGCGTAAAAGTGGGCGCGCTATTACTTACGGGGAGTTATGAGCCAGAACCCGAGATCATGGAGTTATGTGAACAAGCATTTGAAACGGGATTACCCGTATTCTTAATTGACACTAACACATGGCAAACATCGTTAAATATCCAACGTTTTGACCACGAAGTACCAGTAGATGACGCTGTGCGTATCGAACAAGTACAAGAATATGTCGCGAGTCATATCGATCAAAACTGGGTTCAAAGTGTGACCGAGAATTCTCCTCGTGAACATAGACTCTCACCACCAGCATTTAGATATAAACTCACCGAACTTGCTCGTGCTGCACATAAAACCGTCGTGCTTCCTGAGGGCGATGAGCCTCGAACTATCGAAGCGGCTGCGATATGTGCAGAGCGCGGCATAGCCCGTTGTGTGCTCATTGGTAATCGCGAAGATATCTTACGTATCGCTACGCAACAAGGCGTTACATTAGGCGAAGGTGTTGAAATTATCGAGCCAGAATCGGCTCGTGAGCGCTATGTTGAACCAATGCTTGATCTGCGTCGCCATAAAGGTCTAACTAATGTCGTCGCTCGTGAACAACTTGAAGACAACATGGTATTAGGCACCATGATGTTAGCTCAAGGCGAAGTGGATGGTATTGTTTCTGGTGCCGTAAACACCACGGCAAACACGATTCGCCCCCCACTACAGTTAATTAAGACTGCACCAGGTTCTAGCTTAGTCTCTTCAATCTTCTTTATGTTGATGCCAGATCAAGTACTCGTTTATGGTGACTGTGCAATTAACCCAGATCCAAATGCAGAACAGCTTGCAGATATTGCGATTCAATCAGCTGAGAGTGCAGCAGCATTTGGCATTGAGCCTCGCGTGGCGATGATTAGTTACTCTACGGGTAGCTCTGGTACTGGTTCTGATGTGGATAAAGTACGTGAAGCGACTCGCATCGCTAAAGAGAAACGTCCTGATCTTATCATCGACGGTCCGCTACAGTACGACGCTGCAGTAATGCCGAATGTGGCACAATCTAAAGCACCTAATAGCCCTGTAGCAGGTCAAGCTACTGTGTTTGTCTTCCCAGACTTAAACACCGGTAACACGACTTATAAAGCCGTACAACGAAGTGCCGATCTCATCAGTATTGGTCCAATGCTACAAGGTATGCGTAAACCTGTTAACGACCTATCTCGTGGCGCACTAGTCGATGATATCGTCTACACCATTGCTCTAACCGCAATTCAAGCTTCACAAAGCTAA
- the ackA gene encoding acetate kinase produces the protein MSNKLVLVLNCGSSSLKFAIIDALTGDDQISGLAECFGLEDSRIKWKVDGNKSEARLGAFTAHREAVEFIVTKILGEHPQIAEKIQAIGHRIVHGGEKYTQSVIIDDTVLKGIEDSAVFAPLHNPAHLIGIRAAQASFPKLPQVAVFDTAFHQTMPEHAYIYALPYKLYREHGIRRYGAHGTSHLFVGREAAKALGKDPADTNVICAHLGNGASITAIKGGKSVDTSMGLTPLEGLVMGTRCGDMDPSIVYHLIHQLGYTADEVNNLMNKQSGLLGISELTNDCRGIEEGYQNGHKGATLALEIFCYRLAKYIASYTVPLGRLDALVFTGGIGENSELIREKVLNLLSIFNFEVDSERNKAARFGNQGQITTDNGPIALVIPTNEEWVIAEDAVSLLK, from the coding sequence ATGTCAAATAAACTGGTTTTGGTACTTAACTGCGGCAGCTCTTCATTGAAGTTTGCTATTATCGATGCCCTCACAGGTGACGACCAGATCTCTGGCTTAGCAGAGTGTTTTGGTCTAGAAGACTCACGTATAAAATGGAAAGTCGACGGCAACAAATCTGAAGCTAGACTTGGTGCATTTACAGCTCACCGTGAAGCGGTCGAGTTCATCGTGACCAAAATTCTAGGTGAACACCCTCAAATTGCTGAGAAAATCCAAGCTATCGGCCACCGCATCGTACACGGCGGCGAGAAATATACTCAGTCAGTCATTATTGATGACACCGTACTTAAAGGTATCGAAGACAGCGCAGTATTTGCACCGCTTCACAATCCCGCTCATCTGATTGGTATTCGAGCGGCTCAAGCGTCTTTCCCTAAGCTTCCACAGGTTGCAGTATTTGACACTGCGTTCCATCAAACCATGCCTGAGCATGCTTACATCTATGCCCTACCGTACAAACTATACCGCGAACATGGTATTCGTCGTTATGGCGCACATGGTACTAGCCACCTATTTGTTGGTCGTGAAGCGGCTAAAGCACTCGGTAAAGATCCCGCTGACACGAATGTGATCTGTGCTCACTTAGGTAATGGCGCATCAATTACCGCAATTAAAGGTGGTAAGAGCGTAGATACGTCTATGGGACTTACACCATTAGAAGGCCTCGTAATGGGGACTCGTTGTGGCGATATGGACCCTTCTATCGTTTATCATCTTATTCATCAACTTGGTTACACCGCTGATGAGGTTAATAATTTGATGAACAAACAAAGTGGTCTACTGGGTATTTCCGAACTCACTAACGATTGTCGCGGTATCGAAGAAGGCTATCAAAATGGCCATAAGGGTGCGACGTTAGCACTAGAAATCTTCTGCTACCGTCTGGCTAAGTATATTGCTTCATACACAGTGCCACTTGGCCGTTTAGACGCTCTAGTCTTTACCGGCGGTATCGGCGAAAACTCCGAGCTTATCCGTGAAAAAGTGCTTAACCTACTTTCAATCTTTAATTTTGAAGTGGATAGCGAACGCAATAAAGCAGCGCGTTTTGGTAATCAAGGTCAGATCACGACAGACAATGGCCCTATCGCATTAGTGATTCCGACTAATGAAGAGTGGGTTATCGCTGAAGATGCAGTGTCGCTACTAAAGTAA
- the yfbV gene encoding terminus macrodomain insulation protein YfbV: MFKTLGDGRRYMKTWPMVKQLSFYFPEYRVVRATQLAIRIMPLLAIAAAGSQLYLYGWDFLPQSITVALFFISLPIQGLLWLGWRATHPLPLTLLDWCNNLSTKLQSMGLPCAPLGAKACYLDMAVILKIAFERLDNSYWEEL; this comes from the coding sequence ATGTTTAAGACCCTAGGTGATGGTCGTCGTTATATGAAGACGTGGCCTATGGTCAAACAACTCAGTTTTTACTTCCCAGAATATCGCGTTGTTAGAGCGACACAGCTGGCAATTCGTATTATGCCGCTATTAGCCATTGCTGCAGCGGGTAGTCAGCTTTATCTCTATGGTTGGGACTTTTTACCCCAATCTATTACCGTCGCGCTGTTTTTTATCAGTTTACCCATTCAGGGGTTATTGTGGCTCGGCTGGCGAGCGACACATCCTTTACCCTTAACTTTGCTTGATTGGTGCAATAATTTATCAACTAAGTTGCAAAGCATGGGGCTACCCTGTGCACCGCTAGGTGCCAAAGCTTGTTATCTCGATATGGCTGTGATTTTAAAAATAGCCTTTGAACGTCTTGATAACAGCTACTGGGAAGAGCTATAG